The genomic DNA CCTTCGGCCAGGCGATGACCACGACGCCGAGGGCCAGGGAGATCAGGCCGCCGATCAGCACGGCCTCCCAGGCGATCTTGGCCAGTCGCTGGAGCGGCCCGTCGAGACCGGGGTGTTCCGGGGTCGGAGTGGGTGCGGTGGCCATGGTGACTCCTGAAGGGCGGAGGGCTGGACCTTTCCACTCTCCTGGCGGAACGGCCGGACGGCACCGCGGGCACACCCGTTCGGATGGTCGGTCGGGCAACTGATTGCCCGTCGGTCATCTGCCGTCTTCCTTCGGGGCCGAACGGGGGATCTAGAATCTGACGGTATGACGGAGGAAGGGCGGGGGACCCCTGAGGCCGAGCTCGGCGGGCACTACATCGTCTGCGGCGGCAACGCGCTCGCCCATCGGCTGATCGAGGAGCTGCTCGACCAGTACGAGGTGCCGGTGGTGGCGCTGGTGCCGGACGTGGCCCGGGAGCACGGGCCGCGGATCGCCGGGCTGGAGGGGCTGGCCGCGGTGGTGGAGTCCGGCGCGGTGACGGAGGAGGCGCTGCGCTCGGCGGGGGTGGACACCGCGGTCGGGATCGCGCTGATGGACGCCACCGACCAGGAGAACATCCACGCCGCGCTGACCGCCGAGAACCGCAACCACGGCATCCGGATCGTCCTGCGGGTCTTCAACCAGCGGCTGGGCGAGCACCTGGAGAAGCTGCTGCCCAACTGCGCCGCGCTGTCCGCCTCGGCGACCGCCGCCCCGGCGTTCGCCAACGGCGCGCTGGGCCGGCCGAACTCGGTGCGGGTCGGCGAGCGCTACCTGTACGTCGCGTACGGCGAGGACATCCGCGACAACCAGGTCTGCCTGGTCGCCGACCGGATCGACCCGCAGGACCTGAGCACCATGCGGGTGCTCCCGGAGGGCGAGAGCCGGATGGCCGAGTACGTGGAGCTGGCCACCCGGATGAGCGACGAGAGCCCGATCGAGCTGGGCCGCCCGCCGCTGCGGGAGCCGGCCGACCGCGGGCAGGTCGCCGCGCTGCAGGCGCTGACCACCGAGCCGCCGCTGCCGATCCCGTTCCGCAAGCGGCTGCGCTGGTGGGCGCAGGACGTCCTGCGGTACTTCACCAGCGTCCGGCTGCGGGTGGTGCTGTCGACCGCGTTCGCGGCGGTGCTGCTCGGCACGGTGGTGCTCTGGCGGCACAGCGGCGACCTCGGCTGGACCGTCTACTACAGCCTGCTGGACGTCGCCGGTGCCGCCCAGCCCGACGTGCCGGGGCAGGAGTTGCTGGGCAGCGCGTGGACCCGGGCGGCCCAGGTGCTGATCACCTTCTGCGGGATCACCTTCGTGCCGGTGGCCACCGCGATCGCGGTCGAGGCGCTGGCCAGCGGCCGCCGCGGGATCCCGCGCTCGCCGGGCGCCCGGACCCGCGACCACGTGGTGGTGGTCGGCCTCGGCAACGTCGGCACCCGGGTGGCGACGGTGGCGCACGAGGCCGGGGTGCCGGTGGTGTGCGTCGAGCGGGACCCGCAGGCGCGCGGCATCGCGGCGGCGCGGGCGCTGGGGCTGCCGGTGGTGATGGGCGAGGGCCCGCTGGCCGCGCAGCTCACCCGGGCGAGGGCCCGGCACGCCCGGGCGGTGGTCGCGGTCACCCGTGACGACGCGGCGAACCTGGAGGCGGCGCTGGAGGCCCGGGCGATGCGGCCCGAGGTGCGGGTGGTGGTGCGGCTGTTCGACGACGAGTTCGCCCGCCGGGTGTACGCCACCCTCGGCAACGTGGCCTCCCGCTCGGTGTCCTACCTGGCGGCGCCGGCCTTCGCGGCCGCGCTGATGGGGCGCGAGGTGCTGGGCACCCTCTCGGTGTACCGGCACGTGCTGCTGATCGCCGAGCTGGCCGCCGACGAGGGGTCCGGCCTGCTGGGCAGCAACCTGCGCACCATCGAGGAGGGCGGCGGGGTGCGGGTGGTGGCGGTCCGCCTCGCCCGGTGGCCGCAGGAGTACCAGTGGAGCTTCGCCGACCGGGCGCGGGCGCTGGAGCCGGGTGACCGCATCGTGGTGGCGGCCACCCGGGCGGGGCTGGCCCGGCTGATCCAGTGACGCCGGGCCGCCGCCGGCCGCCTACTTGTTGCTGAAGTTCGCCGGGCGCTTCTCGGCGAAGGCGGTCATGCCCTCCTTCTGGTCCGCGGTGGCGAAGGCGGCGTGGAACAGCCGGCGTTCGAAGCGGACGCCCTCGGCGAGGGTGGTCTCGAAGGCCCGGTTCACCGACTCCTTCATCATCACCGCGGCGGGGGCGGACATCGCGGCGACCGTCTCGGCGGTGGCCATCGCCTCGGCCAGCAGCTGGTCGGCGGGGACGATCCGGGAGACCAGGCCGGCCCGCTCGGCCTCCTCGGCGTCCATCATCCGGCCGGTCAGGCACAGCTCCATCGCCTTGGCCTTGCCGACCGCGCGGGTCAGGCGCTGCGAGCCGCCGATGCCGGGGATGACGCCGAGCTTGATCTCCGGCTGGCCGAACTTCGCGGTGTCGGCGGCCAGCAGGATGTCGCAGAGCATCGCCAGCTCGCAGCCGCCGCCGAGCGCGTAGCCCGCCACCGCGGCGACCACCGGCTTGCGCAGCCGGCCCAGCTCGTCCCACGGGCCCAGCCAGTCGTCCAGGTAGACGTCGGGGAAGCGGTTGTCCTGCATCTCCTTGATGTCGGCGCCGGCCGCGAAGGCCTTCTCCGAACCGGTGATCACCAGACAGCCGATCTCCGGGTCGCGGTCGAAGTCCTTGGCGGCGGCGACGACCTCGGTCATCAGCTGGGTGTTGAGCGCGTTCAGCGCCTTCGGCCGGTTGAGCGTGATGATCCCGACCCGGCCCTTGCGGTCGACCAGGATCGTCTCGTACTCGGTCATCGTCGTTGACTCCCTTGCGTTGCCCTGCGGCTCACTGACGGTGGATACGATCTCCGAACCGGCGCCCGGGCGCCAGTCTCGCCAGGCGAGACGATCGTCACCCGAGGCCCAGGTCGCCGTCGACCGGCGCGGTGAAGAAACCGGCCACCTCGGCCTCGGTGACCTCGGCGAGCGTCGCGGGGCGCCACTTGGGGTCGCGGTCCTTGTCGACCACCTGGGCCCGGATGCCCTCCACCAGGTCGTGGTGGGCCAGGGCGGCGCAGGAGATCCGGTACTCCTGGTCGAGGGTCTCGGCGAGGGTGGCCAGCGTCCGGGCCCGGCGCAGCGCCGCCAGGGTGACCTTGAGCATGGTCGGGGACTTGGCGGCGATCTGCTCGGCGGCCTCCTTGGCCTCCGGGACGCCGCAGTCCAGCAGCCGCTCCACGATCTCCTCGACCCGGTCGGCGGCGTAGCAGGCGTCGATCCACTCGCGCTGTCCGGCCAGTTCGCCCGCCGGGGCGTCGGCGGCGTGCGCGGCCAGCGCCTCGGCGGGGGTGCGGGTGGCGAGCTCGGCGGTGAAGGCGGGCAGCGCGGCGGCGGGCACGAAGTGGTCGGCGAAGCCGCAGTGCAGGGCGTCGCCGGCGGTCATCGACGCGGCGGTGAGCGCCAGGTGGGTGCCGAGCTCGCCGGGGGCCAGGGCGAGCAGCCGGCTGCCGCCGACGTCCGGGACGAGGCCGATCCGGGTCTCCGGCATCGCCACCGTGGTGCGCCCGGTGACCACCCGCACGCCGGCGTGGGCGGAGAGGCCGACGCCGCCGCCCATGGTGATGCCGTCCATCACGGCGACGTACGGCTTGGGGTAGCGGGAGATCAGCTCGTTGAGCCGGTACTCGTCGCGGAAGAAGCGGCGGTAGCCGGCGCCGCCCCGCTTGGCGTCGTCGTGCATGGCGCGGATGTCGGCGCCCGCGCACAGGCCGCGCTCGCCGGCGCCGGTGAGCACCACGGTGGCCACCTCGGGGTCGGCCGCCCAGCCGTCGAGGGTCTCGCGGATGGAGCGCAGCATGCCGTGGGTCAGCGAGTTGAGCGCACTCGGCCGGTTCAGGATGATGCGTCCGGCGTGGCCGTCCCGCTCGAAAAGCACGTCCATGGTGGCTGTCTCCTTGCTTCCGAAGGTCTCCCCGGCGCCAACCGTACCGGGCCCGTCGCGCGGGGCGGCGGGCCCGGGGGCCGGGGGAGCGACCGGTCAGCAGGAGTGGGCGGGGGCGAGCGGGAAGGCGTGGACGCAGTGGGCCGGGTACGGGGCCTTCGGGCCGACGAGTACGGCGGCGGCCGGGGTCGGATGCGACGGGTACGGGACGAGGGCGTCGGCCCGGGGCACGGGCAGCAGCAGGTTGGCGGCGGCGAACGCGGCTCCGCAGAGCAGGGTGCGCAGCTTCATCGGGGGGTCCTCCGGGGGAGAGTGTCCGCAACGGCGCGTCCCCGTCGGCACCGGGCGTGGGCTGCCCGGCCGGGGGGACGCTGGTGCGTCAACTTCTAGGGGAGGACCGGCCGGTGGGGCCGCAATCTCACCCGTACGGCGGCGCGCTGCGTGCACGTCGTTGACGCGCGCGCCGCCGTGGGGAGGGGTGCTACGGGACGACCCGGCCGGTCACCTCGCCGAAGCCGATCCGGCTGCCGTCCGGGCCGGGGGCGGTGGCGGTGATGGTCACCTCGTCGCCGTTCTCCAGGAAGGTGCGGGTGGTGCCGTCGGCCAGCTTCACCGGCTGTTCGCCGTTCCAGGTCAGCTCGATCAGCGCGCCGCGGGTGGCCGGCTCGGGGCCGCTGACGGTGCCGGAGGCGTACAGGTCGCCGGTGCGCAGCGAGGCGCCGTTGACCGTCATGTGGGCGAGCTGCTGGGCGGCCGTCCAGTACATCGAGGCGAACGGCGGGCGGGAGACCGTCTCGCCGTTGAGCGCGACCTCCATCGCCAGGTCCAGGCCCCACGGCTCGCCGTCGCGGTCGTCCAGGTACGGCAGCGGCTCGACGTCCCGGGCGGGCGGGGCGACCCGGGCCTGCTCCAGGGCGTCCAGCGGGACGACCCACGGGGAGACCGAGGTGGCGAAGGACTTGCCGAGGAACGGGCCGAGCGGCACGTACTCCCAGGCCTGGATGTCGCGCGCCGACCAGTCGTTGAGCAGCAGCACGCCGAAGACGTGCTCGCGGAAGTCGGCGAGCCCCACCCGGGTGCCGAGGGCGGTCGGGGTGCCGACCACGAAGCCGACCTCCGCCTCGATGTCCAGGCGGCGGCTCGGGCCGAAGGACGGCGCCGGGTCGGCGGGCGCCTTGCGCTGGCCGTGCGGGCGGACCACCGGGGTGCCGGAGACCACCACGGTGCCGGCCCGGCCGTGGTAGCCGATCGGCAGGTGCTTCCAGTTGGGGGTGAGCGGCTCCGTGCCGGGGCGGAAGATCCGACCCAGGTTGGTGGCGTGGTGCTCGGAGGCGTAGAAGTCGACGTAGTCGGCGACCTCGAACGGCAGGTGCAGCTCGACCCCGGCGAGGTCGTGCAGGCAGCGGCCGATCTCCGGCCGGTGCGCCTCGTCGGACAGCCACGAGGTGAGCGCCGCGCGGACCGCCGTCCAGGTCGGCCGGCCGGCCGCCATCAGCGGGTTGAGGCTGTCCGCGTCCAGCAGCACGGACGGGCTGCCGACCGCGCGGGCCGCCGCCCCCGCGTCCAGCACGAGGTCGCCGATCCGCACGCCGATCCGTCGCCGGCCGGGCTGGTCGGGGGCGGTGAACACGCCGTAGGGGAGGTTGTGGATGCCGTACGGGGAGTCGGCGGGCAGGTCGAGCCAGGTGGTGGTCAACGGTCCTCCAGGGGGTGGGCCAGCAGGCCGAGCGTGTGCAGGTCCTCGAGCGGCTCGGTGATGCTGCAGGTGCCGAAGGAGGTGAAGAAGCGGCGGACGTAGTCGACCTGGTGGTCGCTCAGGCCGCGCACGGCGTCGGCGAGCACGGTGCCGTCGCGCTCGGCGAGCAGCTCGGCGGCGGCCTTGCGCTCCCCGGTCAGGGCGGCCAGCGCCACGTTCAGGAAGCCGTGGTGCTCGAAGCCGGTCGCCGGGTCGGTGTGCCGCACCGCGTGGTGCAGGCCGGCGGTGCACTTGTACGGCAGGCCGCGCTCGGCGCAGCCGGCCAGGAAGGCGGCCAGCTCGTCCTCGTCGGGGAAGGCGTCGGCGCTCAGGCCGCCGGTGCGGTACTTGGCGCGGTGGGGGGAGGCCACGAGGGCGTCCAGGTGGTCCTCCAGCCGCCCGGTGCGCGGGATCTCGACGGCCGCGGTGACGCCGATCGGCAGCAGCCCGTCCAGCGCGGCGACCGCCGCCGGGACGTCGGGCGCGGCCAGCTCGACCGTCACCACGGTCAGGCCGGCCGCGTCCGCGAGCGCCGCCCGGAGCTGGGCGCTGCCCCCCGGCAGCACCAGGCCCACCGGCAGGTCGGGGCCGGCCAGTGCGGCCAGCTCGCCGATCCGGGCCGCTCCGCACAGGAACGGGCCGACGGCGTCGGCGTACCGGGAGGACCGGTGCGCGAGGTGCGCGGGCACCGCCTCGGCGAGCGGCGCGTCCCCGGGCGGGAACAGCGCCGCGTCGTCGAACAGGCCCGTGAAGAGGGCGGGAACGGTCGTCATCGCCGCGACCACGTCCACGCGTAGTTCGGGTCCTCGCAGGCGCCGGCCGCCTCGCCGAGCTCCAGCGGGCGGAAGGTGTCCACCATCACCGCCAGCTCGTCGAAGAACTCCACGCCGATGGAGCGCTCGTACGCGCCCGGCTGCGGGCCGTGGGTGTGGCCGCCGGGGTGCAGCGAGATCGAGCCCTGGCCGATGCCCGAGCCCTTGCGCGCCTCGTAGTTGCCGCCGCAGTAGAACATGACCTCGTCGCTGTCCACGTTGGAGTGGTAGTACGGCACCGGGATCGACAGCGGGTGGTAGTCGACCTTGCGCGGCACGAAGTTGCAGATGACGAAGTTGTTGCCCTCGAAGACCTGGTGGGCCGGCGGCGGCTGGTGGATCCGGCCGGTGATCGGCTCGAAGTCGGCGATGTTGAAGGCGTACGGGTAGAGACAGCCGTCCCAGCCGACCACGTCGAACGGGTGGTGCGGCACGGTGTACCGGGTGCCCACCACCCCGCCCGGGCCGCGGTGCTTGACCAGCACGTCGACCTCGCCGCCGTCCACCACCAGCGGGCCGACCGGACCGCGCAGGTCCCGCTCGCAGAACGGCGCGTGCTCCAGCAGCTGGCCGTACTTGGAGAGGTAGCGGCGGGCGGGCGTGATGTGGCTGTTGGCCTCGATGCAGTAGGCCCGCAGCGGCTCGTCGCCGGCCGGCACCCAGCGGTGGGTGGTGGCCCGGGGGACGATCACGTAGTCCCCCCGGCCGACCTCCAGGCTGCCGAAGACGGTCTCCACCACGGCGGAGCCCGACTCGACGTAGACGCACTCGTCGCCGAGCCCGTTGCGGTACAGCTCGCTCGGGGCCCCGGCGACGACGTACGACAGGCGCACGTCCGCGTTGCCGAGCACCAGTCGGCGCCCGGTCACCACGTCGGTGTTCTTCCACTCCGCGCCCTGGAACAGCTCGTGCAGCTTCAGGTGGCGCGGGATCAGCGGGAGGTTCGCGGTGGTGGACTGGTCCGGCAGCTCCCACACCGAGGCCGCCGTGATCGCCGACGGGATTCCCTTGTGGTAGAGCAGCGAGGAGTCCGAGAAGAAGCCCTCCTCGCCCATCAACTCCTCGTAGTAGAGGCCGCCCTCGGGGGTGCGGTGCTGGGTGTGCCGCTTGCGGGGGACGTCGCCCAGCTGCCGGTAGTGCGCCATGGTCTACGAATCTCCCTGTCGACTCAGAGGTTGCCGCGCTTTTCCTGCTCGCGCTCGATCGCCTCGAAGAGCGCCTTGAAGTTGCCCTTGCCGAAGCCCAGGGAACCGTGCCGCTCGATGAACTCGTAGAACACGGTCGGCCGGTCGCCGATCGGCTTGGTGAAGATCTGCAGCAGGTAGCCGTCCTCGTCGCGGTCGACCAGGATGCCGCGGCTCTTCAGCTCCTCGATCGGCACGCGGACCTTGCCGATCCGCTCGCGCAGCGCCGGGTCGTCGTAGTAGGAGTCCGGGGTGTTCAGGAACTCCACGCCGCGCGAGCGCAGCACGTCGACGGTGGTGAGGATGTCGTTGGTGGCGAGCGCCATGTGCTGGCAGCCGGCGCCGGTGTAGAACTCGAGGTACTCGTCGATCTGCGACTTCTTCTTGGCGACCGCCGGCTCGTTCAGCGGGAACTTCACCCGGTGGTTGCCGCTGGCGACGACCTTGGACATCAGCGCCGAGTACTCGGTGGCGATGTCGTCGCCGACGAACTCGGCCATGTTCACGAAGCCCATGACGCGGTTGTAGAACGAGACCCACTCGTCCATCCGGCCGAGCTCCACGTTGCCGACCGCGTGGTCCAGCGCCTGGAACAGCCGCTTCGGCGCGCCCTCGGGGCGGACCACGGTGGAGGTCCGCGCGACGTAGCCCGGCAGGTACGGGCCGTGGTAGCGGGAGCGGTCGATCAGGGTGTGCCGGGTCTCGCCGTAGGTCGCGATCGCCGCGCGGCGGACCGTGCCGTTCTCGTCGGAGACGTCGTTCGGCTCCTCCAGGATCGTGGCGCCCTGGGCGCGGGCGTGCGCGATGCACTTGTCCACGTCCGGCACCTCGAGCGCCAGGTCGACCACGCCGTCGCCGTGCCGGCGGTGGTGGTCCAGCAGCGGGCTGTCCGGCAGCACGCCGCCCTTGATCACGAAGCGGCAGGAGCCCGACCGCAGGACGAACGCCTTGCGGTCGCGGCGGCCGGTCTCCGGACCGGAGTAGGCGACCAGCTCCATGCCGAACACGGCCTGGTAGAACTGCGCCGTCTGGGTGGCGTTGCCGACCACGAAGACCACCGCGTCCTGGGCGGTCACCGGGAACGGGTCGTTCCCGGCGTCGTGCTCGACCAGGCCCACCAGGGTGCGCAGCTGCTCGGCCGTGAGACCGGCCTCCAGCTCCTCGGGCGTCAGTTCAACGGCGTTGGCGGTCATCGGTGCTTCCTCCACGTCGAGGTCGGTTGCGCTGAGCTTGGCCCCTGCCGGATGGATGGGCAACAGGTCGGATTTGAGCTGATCAATGTGTGCAAGATGAGCAGGTGAGGGGGGCCCTCAATGGACAGATTGTTCAGTTGTCGGCCGGTAGGTGCGTGGTGAACCAGGAGACCGCCAGGTCCGCCACCGCCTCCAGCGCGCCCGGCTCCTCGAACAGGTGCCCGGCGCCCGGCACCACCTGCAGCGAACTCTCGCAGCGCAGCTCCGAGCGCGCCCGCCGGTTCAGGTCCAGCACGTCCGGGTCGGCGCCGCCGACGATCAGCAGGGTCGGCGTGCGCACCTCGGCCAGGCGCGGGCCGGTCAGGTCGGGGCGCCCGCCCCGCGAGACGACCGCCACCGGATCGAGGTCCGGCTCGGCGGCGGCCCACAGCGCGGCCGCCGCGCCGGTGGACGCCCCGAAGAAGCCGACCGGCAGGCTGCCGACCGCGGCCGGCAGCCGGCGGGCCGCCCCCGCCAGCCGGGAGCCCAGCAGCGCGGTGTCGAAGACCTTCCGACGGTCCGGCTCCTCCTCGGCGGTCAGCAGGTCGAACAGCAGGGTCGCCAGGCCGGCGCGGTTCAGCTCGGCCGCCACCCGGCGGTTGCGCGGGCTGTGGCGGCTGCTGCCGCTGCCGTGCGCGAACAGCACCAGGCCGGCGGCGGACGCGGGGACCGCGAGATCGCCCGGCAGGGTGACGTCCGGGAGGGCCAGCTCGACCTCGACCGGATCCGGCTCGGGGTCCGGCGCCGGATCCGTCGGCGCCGCCTCCAGCAGCTCGACCACCTCCGCGTCCGAGGTCTGCGAGAAGTCGGCGTAGAACTCGCCGATCGCCCAGAAGCGGCCCGGCGTGTGCGGGCACACGAACGCGTCCACCTCGGTGCCCAGGCGCTGCGCCCAGTCCTGCGGCGCCACCGGGACGGCCAGTACCACCCGCGCCGCGCCCCGGGCCCGGACGATCCGGCAGGCCGCGAGCGCCGTCGACCCCGTCGCCACGCCGTCGTCGACCACCACCACCGTGCGGCCGCGCAGGTCCACCGGCGCGCGGCCGCGGCGGTAGCGGGTGGCCCGGCGGTGCAGCTCGGCGCGCTCGCGCCGCTCCACCTCGGCGAACTGCTCCGGGGTGACGGCCGCGCCGCGGACGATCGGGTCGTTGACCACCCGGGCGCCGTCCTCGCCGATCGCCCCCATGCCCAGCTCCGGCTGGAACGGCACCCCCAGCTTGCGGATCACGCAGATGTCGAGCGGGGCGTGCAGCGCCCGCGCCACCTCCGCCGCCACCGGCACCCCGCCCCGCGGCAGGCCCACCACCACCGGGTCCTCCGGGTGCGAGCGCACCACCTCCGCCGCCAGCCTGCGGCCCGCGTCACGCCGATCGGTGTACATGGCAGCTGCCTCCGCCTTCCACGGTACGCGCGCAGGCGCAGGCCGGTCAGGGGCTCGCCGTCCCTCGAAACCGGGCCTGGTTCCGGGCCCGCGGCACCGGGCACCGGATCTGCGTGCCGCCCGCCCGCGAACGGGTCAAGACGGTGGACCCGGTCCACCGGGCCGTCGAAGCGATGGACCGGTTCGGGACCGCCCGGCGCGGCGGGCAGGCGGCGGCGTGCTGGTGGACGCCGGGGCCGGCGTCGACTTCGGTGCGGGCGGGAACCGGCTCGGCGCCCACCACCGGCCCTCGCCACCCCGCTCGACCCGGCCCGGCCGGTACGGAGTGCGGACTCCGTACCGGCCGGGCCTCTTGACGCGGGCTTTGCCGACACCCAATCATCATGGTCGCGTCAATCCATGTTCCGTTCCCGTTCTGCCCCACCAGAATCCGGAGCTCCCGTTGCCCGAGCCTGCCCTGCGGCGATCCCGCGTGCGCCGCTCCCTGCCCGTGGCCGCCGCGATCGCCGCCGCCGCGCTTGTCCTGCCCGCCTCCACCGCCACCGCGTCGGTCCACGCCGCCGCGGTGCCCGCCGCGGCGCCCGGCCTGGTCGCCGCGCCGGACATCCCGGTGGCCAACGTCAAGGCCCACCTGGCCCAGCTGCAGTCGATCGCCACCGCCAACGGCGGCAACCGGGCGCACGGAAAGCCCGGTTACAAGGCGTCCGTCGACTACGTGAAGGCCAAGCTGGACGCGGCCGGCTTCACCACCGTGCTGCAGTCCTACACCTACAACGGCGCCACCGGCTGGAACGTCATCGCCGACTGGCCCGGCGGCGACACCGCGCACACCGTGATGGTCGGCGCCCACCTGGACTCGGTCAGCGCCGGGCCCGGCATCAACGACGACGGCTCCGGCTCGTCCGGCATCCTGGAGGCCGCGCTGGCCGTCTCCCGGGCCGGCTTCCAGCCCGCCAAGCACCTGCGCTTCGGCTGGTGGGGCACCGAGGAGGCCGGCATGGTCGGCTCCTCGAAGTACGTCAACAGCCTTGCGGCCGGCGACCGTTCGAAGATCGAGGCGTACCTCAACTTCGACATGATCGGCTCGCCCAACCCCGGCTACTTCGTCTACGACGACGACACCAAGCTGGACCAGCTGTTCAAGACCTACTTCTCCGGCCTGGGCGTCGCCACCGAGCCGGAGACCGAGGGCGACGGCCGCTCCGACCACGCCCCGTTCAAGAACGCGGGCATCCCGGTCGGCGGCCTGTTCAGCGGCGCCGACTACATCAAGACCAGTGCCCAGGCGAGCAAGTGGGGCGGGACGTCCGGTCAGGCCTTCGACCGCTGCTACCACCAGTCCTGCGACACCAGCTCCAACATCAACGACACCGTGCTCGACCGGATGAGCGACGCCATCGGGTACGCGCTGTGGACGCTGGGCTCCGAGTCCGCGCCGCCGCCCGGCACGGTGTACGAGAACACCACCGACGTGGCGGTCCCGGACGCGGGCGCCGCCGTGGAGTCGCCGGTCACGGTCAGCGGCCGCACCGGCAACGCCCCGTCGACCCTCCAGGTGGGTGTGGACATCAAGCACACCTGGCGTGGGGATCTGGTGATCGACCTGGTCGCCCCGGACGGCAGCACGTACCGTCTGAAGGGTTCCAGCTCCAACGACTCGGCCGACAATGTGATCGCGACGTACACCGTGAACGCCTCCTCGGAGGTCGCCAACGGCACCTGGAAGCTCCGGGTGCAGGACGTCGCGGCGCAGGACACCGGCTACATCGACAGCTGGAAGCTGACGTTCTGACAGGTGTCCACGGGGGGCCCGGTGATCCCGGGCCCCCTCTGGGCTTTCCGGGCCCTTACGGCTGCATCTCGTACGCGCCGGAGAGCGCCTCGACCTGCGCCCAGACCCGCTCGGCCCGGCCCGCGTCGGCCACCGGCCGGCGGACGTGGGCCAGCGCCCAGGCGGCCTGCTCCTCGGTGGTGGAGGACTTGCCGTGCAGCTCGGTGGCGTGCGCGGAGAAGTCCCGGACCAGCGCGTCGAAGACCTGGTCCAGCAGGTCGGCGTCGAGACCGGTCAACTCGGCCTGCTCCAGCACCAGCTGGCCGTAGACGATCAGCGCGAACAGCTGGCCGATCTCCAGCAGGAAGTCCAGGTCGGCCTGCTGCTCCTTGCTCGGCGCGTGGGCCAGCAGCAGCGCGCAGAAGCCGTCCGCCTGCTCGCGGAAGCGGGCCACGTTGGCGACGTGGGCGTGCGCGTCGTACGC from Kitasatospora terrestris includes the following:
- a CDS encoding M28 family metallopeptidase — translated: MRRSRVRRSLPVAAAIAAAALVLPASTATASVHAAAVPAAAPGLVAAPDIPVANVKAHLAQLQSIATANGGNRAHGKPGYKASVDYVKAKLDAAGFTTVLQSYTYNGATGWNVIADWPGGDTAHTVMVGAHLDSVSAGPGINDDGSGSSGILEAALAVSRAGFQPAKHLRFGWWGTEEAGMVGSSKYVNSLAAGDRSKIEAYLNFDMIGSPNPGYFVYDDDTKLDQLFKTYFSGLGVATEPETEGDGRSDHAPFKNAGIPVGGLFSGADYIKTSAQASKWGGTSGQAFDRCYHQSCDTSSNINDTVLDRMSDAIGYALWTLGSESAPPPGTVYENTTDVAVPDAGAAVESPVTVSGRTGNAPSTLQVGVDIKHTWRGDLVIDLVAPDGSTYRLKGSSSNDSADNVIATYTVNASSEVANGTWKLRVQDVAAQDTGYIDSWKLTF